The sequence below is a genomic window from Oreochromis niloticus isolate F11D_XX linkage group LG3, O_niloticus_UMD_NMBU, whole genome shotgun sequence.
GTTGAGTGTTGCTTGGAGTTATTGTAACATATCTACTGTTTGTAATGCTTCCCGTCAACCAGGACATGGATGGAAAggtaaatgttaaaatgtaatttttccctGGAACATCAACTATAATAGTATGATTCATTTCCTggtgtaaaaacaaacatttgggTTCAAAATGGCTATTTTACAATATGCTAGCTAGCAAAGCTGCAGtaagcagtgttgccaacttagcaaCTTtatatatttagcgagttttcagacccccttagcgactttttttctaaaaagcgactagcaacaaatctggcgactttttctggttttattggagacttatttatgacgactttttgacgtgaaagcacGTATCACTCTTCTCAACAAGCAGCaggtgctgccgtgggcacctcgcccACAGCGCTCACGGgtggaggatagtcctcccccagctgctaccAGGGCAGGAGAAGTTCGAACCTatgcgtccaaactgcaaatgaatcacgcacgagcgaagccgctgctcccacACTGActgtaacacagtcagttcttcttttactgttatgttgttttgtggatcacaaggtttaaaactacttataaacacacacacacacacacacacaaataattccaccagagtgcctatttcgggtcacttttgccggtccaagcctggacaaaggagcagggttggaattgtgacattaaaaaaaacaataattgctaaaattaatttaatttgtagttctaaataaattctaaatggaTTTAGgatgttttttactcactttatgtctcttccaagatgttatttttctctcctacaacgtaggttacaattacattagcatgaccaattgtGCATTtggcgacttctagcgacttttaggacagccaatagcgattttccttactgaggactTGGCAACACTGGCAGTAAGTTATCTGGAAAGCTAATTCAAAGCTAATTCATCACACATTCACCAAACATCTAACAACTGTCTTCACAAATATTAGCATGCTCTTCACAAATATTAGCATGCTAACTGGCTAAACCAAGATAGTTAATATGGCAAAGACTCTACCCAACATCAGCATGGTAGCATTGCGGTTATTAGCATTTTTGCTTAAAGTAACAAACTACTGCCATATTTAAAAGTTGTAAAAAGTATACTTTTTCCTGTGGGGTAAAATATGATCAGACCTGTTTCAcagaataataattaataactgACACATGTACTAAAGCTCAGAAAGCATAACAGCAAGCTTTTAAGATAAAGGTTTCTGAGTAAAATTAGCAAGTTTTCTGCATTATTGGTAATGCCAAAGTACTCTGAGGATTTATTTTTCTCAGTAGGTAATGCTGTAGTATGACAGATTACTTTTTACTGGAGGTAATCTTATAATGTAACAAGATATTTTTCAAAGCTAAATTAGCCCGCACAACATCATTGTATTACCATACATGACCCTATGTGAAAACCTTTGGGTGATATAACATTTTGACAGTGCAAATTTTACACCAATCAGTCACTGGTCTTTGCCAAATTAGGTTCTTTGGTATGCTCCCTCACCTCCCACTAACAGGATGATGCCTCCTGTCATGGCAATGCGGGCCTTGCGTAGTCTGTCACTTCCTCCACAGGTGGTGCACTTCATTCCCATGCAGGCTACACCCAGACCTGCAATGGAAACAATGATGCCAACTATCATCAGGGCACGAGTGGCCTGGAGCGAACCTGGagcagaggaagagaaagaaaggcaaCAGAAAACGATGAAGCAGAGGAAATGTAAAGGAACAGTGTGTTGCTGGGAGCCTGAGAATAAATGACCTTTTGTGTTGTGGAATGTGGGAGTGCATCTTgagaaaataatttattttgttttatacagtaatgtctaaaaagaaaaactaaactaaaatgagaCCATTTATAATAATCCTGTTGTTAAAGTGCAAACGTGGAGtcacaaaacagaaaataataaagACTAACAAACAGGCTCCAACATATCAAGCAGGCTTTATGTGGCTGTCCAGGTTGTGAATTACATTCGCATTAGCCTGTGAAGACATTTTAATGTGAGCTTTTCCTGGAAGGGAAACCATGGGATACACAtgagcacacacaaacagtacGAAGGAACACATACGCCCTCGAATGTCTTCACTTTGAGGAGGCCCGTGGAAACATTGCTGTCATGATTCTCATCTGTCAGTGCCTCCCCTCCTCACACTATAAATCTATCACAGGGTGAGACCCCTTTTGTCTCTCCCCCCACTGTCCACCTATGGTAGAACCAGTCTGTGCCAGTCTAGGCCATCCCTGCTctgcccaaacaaacaaaaccttttgcAGTGAGGGAGGGATGGGTGGAGAGAGGCAGGGGAGAGGAGGATGCAGAAACAGAATATAAAACAGTGGGAAATGCCAAGCAACAGGGTGATTATACAGTAAAATGAGAGCAGAGAAGGATACACTGTATCCTGGCTTGgagtgtttttgctgttttacatATGCTAATAATGTTTGGTCATGTGATTACGCTCTACAATGGGACGCTTGTAGGACACTGTAGCTTCTCTAGTATACAGCTTCTTTAGTTGTATACTTTATATACACCATGTACAATGACACACGGTGTATAAGGCCATTATGCATTTGGTTAGCTCTGTTTTTATCTTATAGGTTGCGGTGGGTggttgtagctcaggaggtagagcaggtgcTCTGCTGATTGGAAGGTTCATGGTTTGATCCCTGACTCCCCCAGCCTGTATGCCAGTGAAGGCcactaaccccaagttgttcTCTGTCAGAGTGCTCTCATAAGATGCACATATGTTTTCTATGCACATAAGAGTATAGAAAACAGTGAATCTTGTAttaagcactttgagtgctccaggagagtagaaaagtgctatataagaatcagagAATGTATCCTCTGGTATGTCATTGTGTAGGGTGTTTATCCTGAAAGGTGTCTtagaaataacattttaattacTTAGTAAACCAATTCAGGCCACTTTTCTCAGTGTTGGTATAATTAGGcaaatcatttttctttcttttttgttgttgttgtttttggggggttttgcaACCTCAAAAACAGATTCAGAGACAGATACAGAGGACAGCCTGAGGCCATCATCATTTCAGCTAATACAGCATGACAGCATTACTACAAACCACTGCAATGGGCCAACACACACCCACCACGTACAGCTTTAGTATCCACAGTGAGTTATCCTTCATTTAAGAATGTGTCCTGTACCAACTATAACAGCAGTTGtgaaaaagtttacatttttcatcatcatcagtaaaGAAGTAGCACTGTCTgtcaatttgtttgtttgtttgtttgttttgcagccagcTTACAAACACAGGTCACTTCCTGTGAGTTTGAAGATATCGAGTATTTTTTCTGTACTTGTTCTTGTGAAGTTACAGTTAATGTATGAAAGAGattattttggcagcagctTCTCCTGCACTGTTTGCACCATACGTGATATTCTACAGCTGGGGTGTTGAACAAAGAGACACACTGGGAATTAAAAATTTAATTCATAActgtaataaatgaataaaaaatttaaaaaatacccTCATTTATATCAACATGAAATGACAACtatattcaaaaataaaatagaaattgGATCATGTATTTTACATGTATCATAGCACATGCCTTTTGGTGtgaaaaaccttttattttattgttttatgacttAAACCAGCTGGAAGATTTGCTTAAAATTAGCAGCGGGCTGGATTTGGCCCCCAGGCCATGAGTTTGACCACATGTGTTCTAAAGGATCTCTGTGGTGACGCACGGCTCAGGTTCATTCCTGGATCAAATGGCATGTGGTTAAAAAGGTTTTCCTAGAATGTGCCAGTGTGTTGGAGAGGTTTGTTTCCTTTTAAAAGTTAaagtcattttcttcttttttaaactttccataTAAAATAATGACAAGAAACAACAGGACTACTTAATAATGATTTGTGATGAGCAGGTTGTACCTGCAGGAGCTAAACCTGTTCAGTGGTGACAGTGTGTTCAACTGAGCATCGGAAGGAGCAGGTGTATCTCCAGGTGGGGTTTATGAATAGGAGACTGTTTAAAGCCCGACGGCACATTATCCAAATCATCGTGGTAAGATCGCTTGAAATGAGATAACAAAGAGAGTTTTCTCAGTCACAACCTGCAGGGTTtacttttttgcttttaaatcgGGTACTTGAGTTAACAGAACTGACGTTTTTTAAACCAAGGGGGTAAAAATGCGCCACTTACTGTCGAGCTGCAGGATGGAGTCGTAGATTTTACACTGGAGCTGCCCGGTACTTTGGAAAGCGCAGGACATCCAGAGTCCCTGGTACATGGCTACAGCTGTGATGATGTTGTCTCCGATGTACGCGGACATCTTCCATTGCGGCAGGATAGTCCCGATGATCAGACCGACAATACCTATTAATGACAGGAAAAATCCCAGCAGCTGGATCCCGGAGTTGGCCATCCTCTCAATGAACCTCTAACAGGATCCGGGTTTCGTTTCACCTTGCTCGAATTACAGAACTTCTAAAGTGTCTGTTCTTATTAGTCAGGTAAAGATGCAAAAGTCGCAGGTGGTGTCCGTGTCCGTGCAGAAGTGTGTGCCGGGGGGTCTTTAGTTGGGGATGGGCATCTAAGTTGCTGGTGATGATGGAAGTGGGAGTGTAATTATCGTGCCCGCTGATGCATGGAGTCGCAGTTTTCTGTGCTCTGCTGGGAAATGCCCCCACCGCTTCCAGCAAAGCCACAGGTCGTCTTCCCCCCGACAATTCGTCTCTGTGAATTCCTGCGCTGTTCAGCTGCCATCACTCAGGATGAGCAGTCTGAAGTCAACgttagttttttgttgttttttttaaacctaacTTCTCAAAAGTTTTTCTGTGGTAACGTATGCGACTGAAAGGACATATTGAAGTGtcaaataacataaaaaaacccACTGTTGAACATTTTCTAAAGATCCGTGAAAGTTATTAAAGATCAAAACAGGAATAAATATGTGACAGGCTGCTGAATGTGCTCTCAGTGTGTGCAGGTGTATGTTAGAGACACAATTTGATGATATGACTCAAACCTACAGTAAGTTTAACTGTTAGAGTTAAATGTACCGTTGTGTAGCTGTTGTACTTGCAGGTGTCTTGGCCTTGCTTTATTTAACACAATGTTTTTAGTGAATTCTTTACAGAAGTATGCAGAGCATGCCTTGAGAAATGTGTGACCTTAGTCTGAATGACAAGAGAAAATTACGTTTCTTTATTGATGAGCATTTCCCATCTCGCTGTATTTATCAGGTCTTTCcttcctgctgctgtcagaccccACAACAAGGACTTCACAGCAGACCAAACACACAGATCCACActtgtgcaataacactaagtgcaattcTCTTCTCCATGAACAGCTTTAATTTCTAAATGAACTTCTTTCCTACTTACAGTGAGATAGAAGCttaccacagcaggtagctgtACATGATTGCCCCAGATGTCCTCACTGACACAgccccaaagggatttgtgtttCCTGCTGGAATCAAACCAATGACCTTTCACTTGTTAAACTAATGTGTGCAACACCACACTAATGAGATCAGGATTGAAAAGAAGCTAAAAAGGAGGAATAACCAATAGGTTAAGAATCCAAAAAGAAGAAAGTCCACAAGAGACAGTTTCatacaaaaaaagggaaatccCTATCGAAACAGAGGAAAATCTAATGAGAAAAGTTAGCAGAAGAGCATGCACTTCTTCATGTTTAGAGAACTTCTCAGAACTTTTTTAGCCTTAGATGTTCGGTGTAGTAAAGAGTAGAAGTAAAGAAGTAAAAATTGGCCTTTTAATTACTTCCAGCAATGGCCAATCCAAACTTTGGACTCAaataatgtcagaaatgtacATTTACTAAATTCCACCATTTTTTTCATGGGGGTTCTTAATAATATATcataatatatttatatctaaTATATTTCTTCTCTTAGGTCCATACCAGTTTTAGCCACTTCCTTTTGTGAATGGACAGAAACCAAGAGACAATAGCACGCATTGTCCAGGTCAGATGTCAGGGTCAGCACTGCAGTGTGTATGACTTCAAGCTGGGGATAAACAATAGCCCTACAGTAAAGGGAGAGGAAGTAATAACCCATAAGCCTGGAGGAAGTTATTCCCACTGCCAGGTTAATGGGAATGTGCTCACCTACTGGTTGGATTACCTATTTAAGATGTAATGAGGCTTTTCAGATTGCTCTCACAGCTCTG
It includes:
- the cldn7a gene encoding claudin-7-A, producing the protein MANSGIQLLGFFLSLIGIVGLIIGTILPQWKMSAYIGDNIITAVAMYQGLWMSCAFQSTGQLQCKIYDSILQLDSSLQATRALMIVGIIVSIAGLGVACMGMKCTTCGGSDRLRKARIAMTGGIILLVGGLCAIVACSWFAHNVIRAFYNPYTPVNTKFEFGAAIFIAWGGSLLDVLGGAMLAASCPRKKQVSKYPAIGSSRSGPPSSTKEYV